A window from Micromonospora terminaliae encodes these proteins:
- a CDS encoding uracil-DNA glycosylase has protein sequence MVARAARATDLADLDGAVSNCFACPRLVAWREDVARVKRAAFRDQHYWGRPVPGFGPPDARIGILGLAPAAHGGNRTGRIFTGDRSGDVLFAALHRAGLANQATSVSADDGLALRHTRIFAAVRCAPPDNKPTPAERDTCAPWVHREVALIRPTLRVVVALGAFAWAAWWPVLRQVYGQRPPTPRPAFGHGAHWSGTSAPALLGCYHVSQQNTFTGRLTPAMLDDVFARAKDLAGVD, from the coding sequence GTGGTCGCCCGCGCCGCGCGGGCGACCGACCTGGCCGACCTCGACGGCGCCGTGAGCAACTGCTTCGCCTGCCCCCGGCTGGTGGCCTGGCGGGAGGACGTGGCCCGGGTGAAGCGGGCGGCGTTCCGGGACCAGCACTACTGGGGCCGGCCCGTGCCCGGCTTCGGCCCGCCCGACGCGCGGATCGGCATCCTGGGCCTGGCGCCCGCCGCGCACGGCGGCAACCGCACCGGCCGGATCTTCACGGGGGACCGCTCCGGCGACGTGCTCTTCGCCGCGCTGCACCGCGCCGGGCTGGCCAACCAGGCGACCAGCGTGTCCGCCGACGACGGCCTGGCCCTGCGGCACACCCGCATCTTCGCCGCCGTGCGCTGCGCACCGCCGGACAACAAGCCCACCCCGGCCGAGCGGGACACCTGCGCGCCGTGGGTGCACCGCGAGGTCGCGCTGATCCGGCCGACCCTGCGCGTCGTGGTCGCGCTGGGCGCGTTCGCCTGGGCCGCGTGGTGGCCGGTGCTGCGCCAGGTGTACGGACAGCGCCCGCCCACACCGCGCCCGGCGTTCGGCCATGGGGCACACTGGTCCGGCACGTCCGCACCGGCGTTGCTCGGCTGCTACCACGTCAGCCAGCAGAACACCTTCACCGGGCGGCTGACACCAGCGATGTTGGACGACGTGTTCGCCCGGGCCAAGGACCTGGCCGGGGTGGACTGA
- a CDS encoding AAA family ATPase, with amino-acid sequence MNDVDRTMPPAEVGRLARGVLDAVGTVVVGKREALELVLAGILAGGHVLLEDLPGLGKTLTARSFAQALGLDFRRLQFTPDLLPADVTGSFLYDQRSGDFSFRAGPVFTNLLLADEINRTPPKTQSALLEAMQEKQVSVEGVTYRLDEPFHVLATANPIEYEGTYPLPEAQLDRFLLRVSFGYPNHDEEWEVLQRRIARRREEAEIKPVVDAGTLRAMQAALEDVVVEDSIGRYIVALTAATREHPSALVGASPRGSLALLLLSRVRAVLANRDYVVPEDVKAVAVPALAHRITLRPEMWLRRVDPSFVVGEVLESTPAPASGALPSYAAGPSGR; translated from the coding sequence ATGAACGACGTGGACCGGACCATGCCCCCCGCCGAGGTCGGCCGGCTGGCCCGCGGGGTGCTCGACGCGGTCGGCACGGTCGTGGTCGGCAAGCGGGAGGCGCTGGAGCTGGTCCTGGCCGGCATCCTGGCCGGCGGCCACGTGCTGCTGGAGGACCTGCCCGGCCTGGGCAAGACGCTCACCGCGCGCTCGTTCGCGCAGGCTCTCGGGCTGGACTTCCGCCGCCTCCAGTTCACCCCGGACCTGCTGCCCGCCGACGTCACCGGCTCGTTCCTCTACGACCAGCGCAGCGGCGACTTCTCCTTCCGGGCCGGCCCGGTCTTCACCAACCTGCTGCTCGCCGACGAGATCAACCGCACCCCGCCGAAGACCCAGTCGGCGCTGCTGGAGGCCATGCAGGAGAAGCAGGTCTCGGTGGAGGGCGTCACCTACCGGCTGGACGAGCCGTTCCACGTGCTCGCCACCGCCAACCCCATCGAGTACGAGGGCACCTACCCGCTGCCCGAGGCGCAGCTCGACCGGTTCCTGCTCCGGGTCTCGTTCGGCTACCCGAACCACGACGAGGAGTGGGAGGTGCTGCAACGGCGGATCGCGCGCCGCCGCGAGGAGGCTGAGATCAAGCCGGTGGTGGACGCCGGCACGCTGCGCGCCATGCAGGCCGCGCTGGAGGACGTGGTCGTCGAGGACTCGATCGGCCGCTACATCGTCGCGCTGACCGCGGCCACCCGGGAGCACCCGTCCGCGCTGGTCGGCGCCTCGCCGCGCGGCTCGCTGGCGCTGCTGCTGCTGTCCCGGGTCCGCGCGGTGCTCGCCAACCGGGACTACGTGGTGCCGGAGGACGTCAAGGCGGTGGCCGTGCCCGCCCTGGCACACCGGATCACACTGCGGCCGGAGATGTGGCTGCGCCGGGTGGATCCGTCCTTCGTGGTCGGTGAGGTGCTGGAATCCACTCCCGCCCCGGCCAGCGGCGCCCTGCCCAGCTACGCGGCCGGACCGTCCGGGCGCTGA
- a CDS encoding DUF4129 domain-containing protein, producing MDLGVLRRWWPVAAVTLLLAVAALAAGHSVIGASRIPPAADNIPYVPEYPSAEAAPSITAEPRDLGEPTSGGIPGWLATAAVVVLGAAVLAVVGYVLWTVVGGALRRTTRAVPLQRTRRTAEGTAREVVAALDAGLVELDDRSTDPRTAVIACWVRLEEAADEAGVPRRAGDTPTDLVSRLLRGDPEAGVPAIASADVLDGFAHVYREARYATHTVDERMRDQARAALRRLRGELTSVATGEATA from the coding sequence ATGGACCTCGGCGTGCTCCGCAGGTGGTGGCCGGTCGCCGCGGTGACCCTGCTGCTCGCCGTCGCCGCGCTCGCCGCCGGCCACTCCGTCATCGGGGCGAGCCGCATCCCGCCCGCCGCCGACAACATCCCGTACGTGCCGGAGTACCCCTCCGCCGAGGCCGCGCCCTCGATCACGGCCGAGCCCCGGGACCTCGGCGAACCGACCTCCGGCGGTATTCCGGGCTGGCTCGCGACCGCCGCCGTCGTGGTGCTCGGTGCGGCCGTGCTGGCGGTCGTCGGGTACGTGCTCTGGACCGTGGTCGGCGGGGCGCTGCGCCGGACCACCCGTGCGGTGCCCCTCCAGCGGACCCGGCGCACCGCCGAGGGCACGGCCCGCGAGGTGGTGGCCGCGCTGGACGCCGGTCTCGTGGAGCTGGACGACCGGTCCACCGACCCGCGCACCGCGGTGATCGCCTGCTGGGTCCGGCTGGAGGAGGCCGCCGACGAGGCCGGGGTGCCCCGGCGCGCCGGTGACACCCCAACCGACCTGGTCAGCCGGCTGCTGCGGGGCGACCCGGAGGCCGGTGTCCCGGCGATCGCCAGCGCCGACGTGCTGGACGGTTTCGCGCACGTCTACCGGGAGGCCCGGTACGCCACCCACACGGTCGACGAGCGGATGCGGGACCAGGCCCGGGCCGCCCTGCGCCGGCTGCGCGGCGAGCTGACCTCGGTGGCCACCGGTGAGGCGACCGCATGA
- a CDS encoding DUF58 domain-containing protein, which translates to MADRQEPASGWAPTRALGRAVLLTGLLLVAAVLLGRIDLVVLATPFALGTAYALRRRPTALPALEIGVEDTHLVEGAPMTAAVAVGNPDTVSYDVAVVRTRMSRWLRVEKVGFGGTGVDVSHSGGADRPFVTSVPSGSAVDLELTGTALRWGRHPIGPAGARVAAADGLLVSRAVLTDAVRMRVYPMTEPFEAVEAMPRAAGLVGAHRSRRPGEGGELAGVRVFAPGDRLRRIDWRVSLRARQLHVAATLSDRDAEVVVLLDVLAEAGRSGGVRGAASVLDTTVRAAAAIAEHYLHRGDRVAMLEYGPAARRLRPATGRRQYLTVLEWLLDVKAESSPHEPYDQVFGPQLLSSDALVVVLTPLLDERSAQMLARMARGGRFVVAVDTLPAELPVPKDRGWAEVAYRLWRLDRDTMIGQLREHGVPVVRWAGAGSLDQVLRDVARLATAPKAGLR; encoded by the coding sequence ATGGCCGACCGTCAGGAACCGGCGAGCGGCTGGGCGCCCACCCGGGCGCTCGGCCGGGCCGTGCTGCTCACCGGCCTGCTGCTGGTCGCCGCCGTGCTGCTCGGCCGGATCGACCTGGTGGTGCTGGCCACGCCGTTCGCGCTGGGCACCGCGTACGCGCTGCGCCGCCGGCCCACCGCCCTGCCGGCCCTGGAGATCGGCGTCGAGGACACGCACCTGGTCGAGGGCGCGCCGATGACCGCCGCGGTGGCCGTGGGCAACCCGGACACCGTCTCCTACGACGTGGCCGTGGTGCGGACCCGGATGTCGCGCTGGCTGCGGGTCGAGAAGGTCGGCTTCGGCGGTACCGGGGTGGACGTGAGCCACTCCGGCGGCGCCGACCGGCCCTTCGTCACGTCGGTGCCGTCCGGCTCGGCCGTCGACCTCGAGCTGACCGGGACGGCGCTGCGCTGGGGACGGCACCCGATCGGGCCGGCCGGCGCCCGGGTCGCCGCCGCCGACGGGCTGCTGGTGTCGCGGGCCGTGCTCACCGACGCGGTCCGGATGCGGGTCTACCCCATGACCGAGCCGTTCGAGGCGGTCGAGGCGATGCCTCGGGCGGCGGGGCTGGTCGGCGCGCACCGCTCCCGCCGGCCGGGGGAGGGCGGCGAGCTCGCCGGGGTGCGCGTCTTCGCGCCCGGCGACCGGCTGCGCCGGATCGACTGGCGGGTCTCGCTGCGGGCCCGCCAGCTGCACGTGGCGGCCACCCTCTCCGACCGGGACGCCGAGGTGGTGGTGCTGCTCGACGTGCTGGCCGAGGCGGGCCGCTCCGGCGGTGTACGCGGGGCGGCGTCCGTGCTGGACACCACCGTGCGGGCAGCCGCCGCGATCGCGGAGCACTACCTGCACCGGGGTGACCGGGTGGCGATGCTGGAGTACGGCCCCGCCGCCCGGCGGCTGCGCCCGGCCACCGGCCGCCGGCAGTACCTGACCGTGCTGGAGTGGCTGCTCGACGTCAAGGCCGAGTCCTCCCCGCACGAGCCGTACGACCAGGTCTTCGGCCCGCAGCTGCTCTCCTCGGACGCGCTCGTGGTGGTGCTCACCCCGTTGCTCGACGAGCGCTCGGCGCAGATGCTGGCGCGGATGGCCCGGGGCGGGCGGTTCGTGGTCGCGGTGGACACCCTGCCGGCCGAGCTGCCGGTGCCGAAGGACCGGGGCTGGGCCGAGGTGGCGTACCGGCTGTGGCGGCTGGACCGGGACACGATGATCGGTCAGCTCCGGGAGCACGGTGTGCCGGTGGTGCGCTGGGCCGGTGCCGGCAGCCTCGACCAGGTGCTGCGCGACGTGGCCCGCCTGGCGACCGCCCCGAAGGCGGGCCTGCGGTGA
- a CDS encoding dienelactone hydrolase family protein encodes MGEMVSFTGNGGTSEGYLAIPSGGAASPAVIVIQDWWGLVPHVRAVVDRFAEAGFVALAPDFRHGGPASKPSEPRQMLNSTQMDEAATDIAAAAEYLANRPEVAGKVGCAGFCAGASLALWSGTFSERIVATAGFYPRLPWEGMRTGAADNAGRTDWAGYAGKAALIHCSEADGLSAADGVQSVRRAIETAGGTCQTYDYPGTAHAFFNEDRPEHFDQRAAATAWARTLELFRAKLG; translated from the coding sequence ATGGGCGAGATGGTGAGCTTCACCGGCAACGGAGGGACGAGCGAGGGGTATCTCGCGATACCCTCCGGCGGTGCGGCCAGCCCGGCGGTCATCGTCATCCAGGACTGGTGGGGTCTCGTGCCGCACGTCCGGGCCGTGGTGGACCGCTTCGCGGAGGCCGGCTTCGTGGCCCTCGCACCCGACTTCCGGCACGGCGGCCCGGCGAGCAAGCCGAGTGAGCCGCGGCAGATGTTGAACAGCACCCAGATGGACGAGGCGGCGACCGACATCGCGGCCGCCGCCGAATACCTCGCCAACCGGCCCGAGGTCGCCGGCAAGGTGGGCTGCGCCGGTTTCTGCGCCGGTGCCAGCCTGGCGCTCTGGTCCGGCACGTTCTCCGAGCGCATCGTCGCCACCGCCGGCTTCTACCCGCGACTGCCCTGGGAGGGCATGCGCACCGGCGCGGCCGACAACGCCGGCCGCACCGACTGGGCCGGCTACGCCGGCAAAGCCGCACTCATCCACTGCTCCGAGGCGGACGGCCTGTCGGCCGCCGACGGGGTGCAGAGCGTCCGCCGGGCCATCGAGACCGCCGGCGGCACCTGCCAGACCTACGACTACCCGGGCACCGCGCACGCGTTCTTCAACGAGGACCGGCCGGAGCACTTCGACCAGCGCGCCGCGGCCACCGCCTGGGCCCGCACGCTGGAACTCTTCCGGGCCAAGCTTGGCTGA
- a CDS encoding NAD(P)/FAD-dependent oxidoreductase gives MNPKRILVVGAGHVGLYAALRLSKKLSSREAEVIVVDPQPHMTYQPFLPEASAGNISPRHAVVPLRRELRKCKVVAGTVTRIDHDRRTAVVQPISGPTREIQYDHVVVAPGSVSRTLPIPGLHENGIGFKTIGEAIFLRNHVLDRLDVAAATTDPEVRSRALTFVFVGGGYAGIEALAEMEDMARDALRYYPELKPEDMRWVLVEATQRVLPEVDRDMGAYTVQELLKRNMDIRLDTRLESCVDGVAKLSDGSVFPSDTIVWTAGVKPSPMLDATDFPRDERRRVTCLPTLQIVDGDRVVEGAWSAGDCAAVPDLTKEPGNFCSPSAQHAVRQAARMADNIVNVIRGREPVNYKHKHAGSVASLGLHKGVAQVYGVKMTGWPAWFMHRTYHMSRIPSFNRKVRVVVDWSLAFFLKREVVALGQLHDPREEFAEASAPPVGARV, from the coding sequence GTGAATCCGAAGCGGATCCTTGTCGTGGGTGCCGGGCACGTGGGCCTGTACGCCGCTCTGCGCCTGTCCAAGAAGCTGAGCTCCCGTGAGGCCGAGGTCATCGTCGTCGACCCGCAGCCGCACATGACCTACCAGCCGTTCCTCCCGGAGGCTTCGGCGGGCAACATCTCCCCGCGGCACGCTGTGGTGCCGCTGCGGCGGGAGTTGCGCAAGTGCAAGGTCGTGGCCGGCACGGTCACCCGGATCGACCACGACCGCCGGACCGCCGTGGTGCAGCCGATCAGCGGCCCGACCCGGGAGATCCAGTACGACCACGTAGTGGTCGCCCCCGGTTCCGTCTCCCGCACCCTGCCGATCCCCGGCCTGCACGAAAACGGCATCGGGTTCAAGACCATCGGTGAGGCCATCTTCCTGCGCAACCACGTGCTGGACCGGCTCGACGTGGCGGCCGCCACCACCGACCCGGAGGTGCGCAGCCGGGCGCTGACCTTCGTCTTCGTCGGCGGCGGTTACGCCGGCATCGAGGCGCTCGCCGAGATGGAGGACATGGCCCGGGACGCGCTGCGGTACTACCCGGAGCTGAAGCCGGAGGACATGCGCTGGGTGCTGGTGGAAGCCACCCAGCGCGTGCTGCCCGAGGTCGACCGGGACATGGGCGCCTACACGGTGCAGGAGCTGCTCAAGCGGAACATGGACATCCGCCTGGACACCCGCCTGGAGTCGTGCGTCGACGGGGTCGCGAAGCTCTCTGACGGGTCCGTCTTCCCGTCCGACACGATCGTCTGGACGGCCGGCGTGAAGCCGTCGCCGATGCTGGACGCGACCGATTTCCCGCGCGACGAGCGGCGCCGGGTCACCTGCCTGCCCACCCTCCAGATCGTGGACGGCGACCGGGTGGTCGAGGGCGCCTGGAGCGCCGGCGACTGTGCCGCGGTGCCGGACCTGACCAAGGAGCCGGGCAACTTCTGCTCGCCGAGCGCGCAGCACGCGGTCCGGCAGGCCGCCCGGATGGCCGACAACATCGTGAACGTGATCCGCGGGCGCGAGCCGGTCAACTACAAGCACAAGCACGCGGGCAGCGTCGCCAGCCTCGGCCTGCACAAGGGCGTGGCGCAGGTCTACGGCGTGAAGATGACCGGCTGGCCCGCCTGGTTCATGCACCGCACGTACCACATGTCGCGGATCCCGTCGTTCAACCGCAAGGTCCGGGTCGTGGTCGACTGGTCGCTGGCGTTCTTCCTCAAGCGTGAGGTGGTCGCC
- a CDS encoding HAAS signaling domain-containing protein: MTVTGQEIADYVDRVRAALADLPPAVRDELTEDLPEHLAEVAAESEGSLVDRLGEPEAYAAELRAAAGAEAGAAPGRRGRRLAAAQARAGVQLRALDTQLGPLLGQSSVSEFLRPLRPAWWLLRGWLAALVISVVLQEPSGLLPRLDGSVLAGLFLLAGTVLASVWLGRRSAGIHGWRRQLVQIGTAALLVFSFAMLVNVDHHASSDQFGSYQEVSGGDRYDRIEDVFVYDQEGRLVRNAQLFDQNGVPIRLGWPSCLDASGNMPAPRNAYPYCPDRAPFGPPAPAAPTLTAPPAPAAPTLNAPPAPGASVAPAPGASVAPAPSGSGVPAPAVSPSAAPGASTPTPAPTR; encoded by the coding sequence ATGACCGTCACGGGGCAGGAGATCGCGGACTACGTCGACCGGGTGCGGGCGGCACTCGCCGACCTGCCGCCGGCGGTTCGGGACGAGCTGACCGAGGATCTGCCGGAGCACCTCGCCGAGGTGGCCGCCGAGTCCGAGGGCAGCCTCGTCGACCGGCTCGGCGAGCCGGAGGCGTACGCGGCCGAGCTGCGGGCTGCCGCCGGTGCCGAGGCGGGAGCCGCACCGGGACGCCGGGGCCGGCGACTGGCCGCCGCGCAGGCGCGTGCCGGCGTCCAGCTGCGCGCCCTCGACACCCAGCTCGGCCCGCTGCTCGGGCAGTCCTCGGTGAGCGAGTTCCTCCGCCCGCTGCGCCCGGCCTGGTGGCTGCTGCGCGGCTGGCTCGCGGCGCTGGTGATCTCGGTGGTGCTCCAGGAGCCCTCCGGGTTGCTTCCCCGGCTCGACGGCAGCGTGCTGGCCGGCCTGTTCCTGCTCGCCGGCACGGTCCTCGCCTCGGTGTGGCTGGGCCGGCGCTCCGCCGGCATCCACGGCTGGCGGCGGCAGCTGGTGCAGATCGGCACCGCGGCACTACTGGTCTTCTCCTTCGCGATGCTGGTCAACGTCGACCACCACGCCAGCTCCGACCAGTTCGGCAGCTACCAGGAGGTCTCGGGCGGCGACCGGTACGACCGGATCGAGGACGTCTTCGTCTACGACCAGGAGGGGCGGCTGGTCCGCAACGCGCAGCTCTTCGACCAGAACGGCGTGCCGATCCGCCTCGGCTGGCCGAGCTGCCTGGACGCGAGCGGCAACATGCCCGCGCCGCGCAACGCCTACCCGTACTGCCCCGACCGGGCGCCCTTCGGGCCGCCGGCGCCGGCCGCGCCGACCCTGACCGCCCCGCCGGCGCCGGCCGCGCCGACCCTGAACGCCCCGCCCGCACCGGGCGCGAGCGTCGCCCCGGCCCCCGGCGCCAGCGTGGCCCCCGCACCGAGCGGGAGCGGCGTCCCCGCGCCGGCCGTGAGCCCGTCGGCCGCGCCCGGCGCGAGCACGCCGACGCCGGCGCCGACCCGCTGA